From Psychroflexus torquis ATCC 700755, the proteins below share one genomic window:
- a CDS encoding T9SS type A sorting domain-containing protein, with translation MKTKLLFFFAFCLMTFSVVANNDKYRLILVDDPATTMTVAWNQISGLNSTLYYDTIDHGTNTSAYTFSQTEDRAIVYRGMDNRFVRLTNLNPDTNYYFVISDSRGVSQRYWFKTSTDDTSPLSFIAGGDSRNNRTPRQNANKLVSKLKPNAVLFGGDMTDDDTDQEWQDWFDDWQLTTATDGRMFPIVPARGNHENPIVIYNLFDTPTTESYYALTFGNDLLRTYTLNSEISVLGNQLTWLENDLANSTEHKWKMAQYHKPMRPHTAGKSEGNNEYGAWAQLFFDEEVRLVVDCDSHMAKTTWPIKPSSSLGNDEGFVIDQLNGTVYTGEGCWGAPLRPNNDDKSWTRSSGSFNQFKLIFVYPDEIKLRTIIVNNADNVGEVANNDPFTLPSNLDVFTPPTGAVVTISNSLDNNCNEVGTACDDNDPLTIIDEEDGFCNCEGVLAEDLVQETILVANSSDDAEEDLESGSVNTSHTELEFIYDSTDQIVGVRFENIQIPTGSTIHRAYIQFETGSTAAGQDPTNLMIHGELIGTSASFSTQLNDVSSRNLTQNTVSWSEIDMWSTIDEAGVYQRTPYLNTITNEIINQTAWTSGNAMSFIFSGQGKRVAKSFDSGNPPVLKLFYQEPCPEAGTICDDGDPLTVLDVEDGNCNCIGLQESGNLTFQVTEATDDAEESETGGVMYTTSSDLELVFDAFAGQNNQTIGIRFGSVSLPENASVLDARIQFTTDETGSDPTNLIIKGELSSSSATFSESVPFDITGRPHTFTAVQWQNIPSWNTVGDATDDQKTPNLRAIVQEIIEQSTWSIFNPMTFIMQGEGKRTAESYDGSSDDAPRLIITYTLNNTCPEEGTPCDDDDATTVNDEEDGFCNCIGFSTLDLIENDIVVNTSSDDAEEVLSTGVVDITSSDLELIWDGEDQVVGVRYNNVNLPDDAFLYRAYIQFQTDEDDNDQDPTNLIINGELADDSSAFINTNSNISSRALTSSHVDWNAISLWDLVGEEGINQRTPYLTNMINEIRAQDGWLPGNAMTFIFSGSGKRVAESKDGNAVGPVLKLFYRFSNPCIPFGTTCDDGDASTFFDIQDGNCNCAGIPETGTLIYDVINSANDAEEELSSGVISLTSTDLELTFESGSVEQLVGLRFTDIHLPANATITSAYVQFTVDDDNNGTTNLSIAAEANSLEFTDTAFDISSRSVLNNTVPWSNIPAWINEGDATLDQRTPDLKTLVEGVLQESNWQLLNPIAFVFSGTGEREADSFEGNNAPQLIINYDLGTLSTERFENIKIIVYPNPAHNLVNIKSKINMEHITIYNMLGKVVVNHKAIDTNVTLDISNLSNGMYFIRIKQVDNVQEQSYKLIID, from the coding sequence ATGAAAACTAAATTACTCTTCTTTTTTGCATTTTGTTTGATGACATTTTCTGTTGTTGCAAACAATGACAAGTACCGGCTTATTCTAGTAGATGATCCAGCAACAACTATGACCGTAGCATGGAATCAAATATCAGGTTTGAATTCAACTCTTTATTATGATACTATTGATCATGGGACCAACACCTCTGCATATACCTTTTCTCAAACGGAGGACAGAGCAATAGTTTATAGGGGTATGGATAATAGGTTTGTACGTCTTACTAATCTAAATCCAGACACTAATTATTACTTTGTAATTTCTGATAGTCGAGGAGTAAGTCAACGTTATTGGTTTAAAACTTCGACAGATGATACGAGTCCTTTGTCTTTTATAGCTGGTGGAGATTCCAGAAATAACAGAACACCTAGGCAAAATGCAAATAAGCTAGTCAGCAAGCTAAAACCGAATGCCGTCCTATTCGGTGGTGATATGACCGATGATGATACCGATCAGGAGTGGCAAGACTGGTTTGATGACTGGCAACTTACTACAGCAACGGATGGTAGAATGTTTCCCATCGTTCCTGCAAGAGGAAATCATGAAAACCCAATTGTTATTTATAACCTGTTTGACACCCCAACTACAGAGTCTTATTACGCGCTCACTTTTGGAAATGATTTGCTGAGAACCTACACCTTAAATTCTGAAATTTCAGTTTTAGGAAATCAACTGACTTGGTTAGAGAACGATCTTGCTAACTCCACAGAACACAAATGGAAGATGGCTCAATACCATAAACCTATGAGACCTCATACGGCAGGTAAATCTGAGGGGAATAATGAATATGGCGCCTGGGCGCAGTTATTTTTTGATGAAGAAGTGAGATTAGTAGTAGATTGTGATTCTCACATGGCAAAAACCACCTGGCCTATTAAACCTTCCTCAAGTCTAGGAAACGATGAAGGTTTTGTGATCGACCAACTCAATGGAACGGTTTATACAGGAGAGGGTTGCTGGGGCGCTCCTTTGAGGCCTAATAATGATGACAAAAGCTGGACCAGAAGCTCAGGCTCTTTTAATCAATTCAAATTAATATTTGTTTACCCAGATGAAATTAAACTAAGAACCATCATTGTAAATAATGCAGACAACGTAGGAGAGGTGGCTAACAACGATCCCTTTACACTGCCATCAAATCTAGATGTATTTACACCACCTACTGGTGCCGTGGTTACTATATCTAATAGTCTAGATAATAATTGCAATGAAGTAGGTACCGCTTGTGACGATAATGACCCTTTAACTATCATTGATGAGGAAGATGGCTTTTGTAATTGTGAAGGAGTATTAGCAGAAGATTTAGTTCAAGAAACAATTTTAGTGGCTAATTCTAGTGACGACGCTGAAGAGGATCTAGAATCCGGCAGTGTAAATACCTCTCATACAGAATTAGAATTCATTTATGATAGCACAGATCAAATTGTAGGAGTTAGATTTGAAAATATTCAAATACCGACTGGTTCTACTATTCATCGGGCCTATATTCAATTTGAAACGGGGAGCACTGCAGCAGGTCAAGATCCCACCAATTTAATGATTCATGGAGAACTGATAGGAACAAGTGCCTCCTTTTCAACTCAACTTAATGATGTTTCCTCGAGAAATTTGACACAAAATACAGTGTCGTGGAGTGAGATTGATATGTGGAGTACCATAGATGAAGCAGGCGTTTATCAAAGAACACCCTATTTGAATACAATCACAAACGAAATTATCAATCAGACTGCCTGGACTTCAGGAAACGCTATGTCTTTTATATTTTCTGGACAAGGTAAAAGAGTGGCAAAGTCATTTGACTCCGGAAATCCACCAGTATTAAAATTATTTTATCAAGAGCCATGTCCAGAAGCAGGAACTATTTGTGATGACGGAGACCCGTTGACGGTTTTAGATGTAGAAGATGGCAATTGCAATTGTATAGGTTTACAAGAGTCTGGAAATCTTACTTTTCAAGTGACCGAGGCAACAGATGATGCTGAGGAATCAGAAACAGGAGGTGTGATGTATACTACGAGCTCTGATTTGGAATTGGTTTTTGATGCTTTTGCAGGTCAAAACAACCAAACTATTGGCATACGATTCGGTAGCGTAAGCTTGCCAGAGAATGCTTCTGTTCTAGACGCACGAATACAGTTTACCACGGATGAAACAGGAAGTGACCCTACTAACCTGATTATTAAAGGTGAATTGTCTTCGAGTAGTGCTACCTTTTCAGAAAGTGTGCCATTTGATATCACTGGAAGACCACACACGTTTACCGCTGTGCAATGGCAAAATATTCCTTCTTGGAATACCGTAGGAGATGCTACAGATGACCAAAAAACACCTAATTTAAGAGCTATCGTTCAAGAAATAATCGAGCAAAGTACTTGGTCTATTTTTAATCCGATGACCTTTATAATGCAAGGTGAGGGAAAACGAACAGCCGAATCTTATGATGGTAGCTCAGATGATGCACCTCGACTTATCATTACCTACACACTCAACAATACGTGTCCAGAGGAAGGGACGCCATGCGATGACGATGATGCAACTACTGTAAATGACGAAGAAGATGGCTTTTGTAACTGCATAGGTTTCTCAACCCTAGACCTTATTGAAAATGACATTGTTGTAAACACGAGTAGCGATGACGCAGAAGAAGTGCTTTCAACTGGAGTGGTAGATATTACTAGTAGCGATTTAGAACTCATTTGGGATGGTGAAGATCAAGTGGTAGGTGTAAGATATAATAACGTGAACTTACCTGACGACGCTTTTCTGTACCGAGCATATATTCAATTTCAAACAGACGAAGACGACAATGATCAAGACCCAACCAATTTAATTATTAACGGTGAGCTTGCTGACGATAGCAGCGCATTTATAAATACTAATTCTAACATATCTTCAAGAGCCTTAACAAGTAGTCATGTAGATTGGAATGCTATTTCATTATGGGATCTTGTAGGGGAAGAAGGCATCAACCAAAGAACTCCATATCTAACAAATATGATCAACGAGATAAGAGCTCAAGACGGTTGGCTTCCAGGAAATGCGATGACTTTCATTTTTTCTGGTAGTGGAAAACGCGTGGCAGAGTCTAAGGACGGTAATGCGGTAGGGCCTGTTCTAAAGTTGTTTTATAGATTCTCAAATCCATGTATTCCATTTGGAACAACCTGCGATGATGGTGATGCAAGTACTTTTTTTGATATACAAGATGGCAATTGTAATTGTGCAGGAATACCAGAAACAGGGACATTAATCTATGACGTCATAAACAGTGCAAATGATGCCGAGGAAGAATTGAGTAGCGGTGTTATATCTTTAACTAGTACTGATTTAGAATTAACCTTTGAAAGTGGCTCTGTAGAGCAATTAGTAGGACTAAGATTTACAGATATTCATTTACCTGCAAATGCCACTATAACAAGTGCTTATGTTCAGTTTACAGTAGATGATGACAATAATGGAACTACTAATTTGAGTATTGCAGCTGAGGCTAACTCATTAGAGTTTACAGACACAGCTTTTGATATATCAAGTAGATCAGTTTTAAATAATACAGTACCATGGAGCAATATTCCTGCTTGGATTAATGAGGGTGATGCTACTTTAGACCAGAGAACACCCGATTTAAAAACATTAGTTGAAGGCGTTTTACAGGAATCTAATTGGCAATTATTAAATCCAATTGCATTTGTTTTTTCTGGAACAGGAGAAAGAGAAGCAGATTCCTTTGAGGGAAATAATGCGCCACAACTCATCATAAATTATGATTTGGGAACGCTTTCTACTGAACGATTTGAAAACATTAAAATTATTGTTTATCCAAATCCAGCTCATAATTTAGTAAATATTAAGTCTAAAATTAACATGGAGCATATCACCATTTACAATATGTTAGGAAAGGTTGTGGTCAACCATAAGGCGATAGATACGAACGTAACCTTAGATATTTCTAATTTAAGCAATGGTATGTATTTTATTAGAATCAAGCAGGTAGACAACGTTCAAGAGCAATCTTATAAATTGATTATTGATTAG
- a CDS encoding N-6 DNA methylase: MKEGKREFYIPKSIVNLIAEMIEPYQGIIYDSACGSGGMCDVYRATLR, encoded by the coding sequence ATTAAAGAAGGAAAAAGAGAATTTTACATTCCAAAAAGTATTGTAAACCTGATTGCCGAAATGATAGAGCCTTATCAAGGCATTATCTATGACTCTGCATGTGGTTCTGGAGGTATGTGTGACGTTTATAGAGCAACACTACGGTAA
- a CDS encoding helix-turn-helix domain-containing protein — MGRKAILEIKESDSELNKLLLKQKTLKAEKRLKSLLAIKSGKFETRQELADFLGIHIRTLERWIVNYNAGGVEMMLTDKPKNKTSKIITPQIHKGLSQRVHDPNNPFLGYWDAQNWVEQEYGVVVKYQRIREYLIQHFKTKPKTPRKSHYKKDVEAEKAFLKTP; from the coding sequence ATGGGAAGAAAAGCAATTTTAGAGATCAAGGAATCAGATTCGGAGCTAAACAAACTCTTGTTAAAACAGAAAACGTTAAAAGCAGAAAAACGTTTAAAGAGTTTGCTAGCCATTAAGTCTGGCAAATTTGAAACCCGACAAGAATTAGCTGATTTTTTAGGGATTCATATCAGAACCCTAGAAAGGTGGATTGTGAACTACAATGCTGGTGGGGTTGAGATGATGTTAACTGATAAGCCTAAAAATAAAACGTCTAAAATTATTACACCACAAATACATAAGGGTTTATCCCAAAGAGTACATGACCCAAATAATCCTTTTTTGGGATACTGGGATGCTCAAAATTGGGTAGAACAAGAGTATGGCGTAGTTGTTAAGTACCAACGGATCCGTGAGTATTTGATTCAGCATTTTAAAACAAAACCCAAGACTCCTAGGAAATCTCACTACAAAAAAGATGTAGAGGCTGAAAAAGCTTTTTTAAAAACTCCCTAA
- a CDS encoding RluA family pseudouridine synthase — protein sequence MPNLEVLQENNDYIVVNKMAGLISEKSPYENLTVENQVLHHLLKKKRKPYIGVIHRLDRVTSGVLVFAKKKSILVGFNELFSGRKVQKTYLAIVQKKPLKSKKTLTNFLVKNNLEKRADIVSLKSKESLKCILSYQVIDENNFGYLLEIKPKTGRFHQIRAQLAHMELPIIGDEKYGSDQEYLPLSICLHAWKLSYQVTGSTDIKTYEAPVPKNDFWKFTKI from the coding sequence ATGCCCAACTTGGAAGTACTACAAGAAAACAACGATTATATAGTCGTGAACAAAATGGCTGGGCTTATTAGTGAAAAAAGTCCTTATGAGAATCTCACGGTTGAGAATCAAGTGCTGCATCACCTTTTAAAAAAGAAACGGAAGCCCTATATCGGGGTTATACATAGATTGGATCGCGTAACAAGTGGTGTATTGGTTTTTGCTAAGAAAAAAAGTATTCTTGTGGGATTCAATGAGCTGTTTAGCGGTAGAAAAGTTCAAAAAACCTATTTAGCAATTGTTCAAAAGAAGCCCTTAAAGAGCAAAAAAACCTTGACTAATTTTCTTGTCAAAAACAACCTAGAAAAAAGAGCGGATATCGTGTCTTTAAAATCTAAAGAATCTCTAAAATGCATTCTTTCTTATCAAGTTATAGACGAAAATAATTTTGGCTATCTTTTAGAAATAAAACCTAAAACGGGTCGGTTCCATCAAATAAGAGCCCAGTTAGCGCATATGGAACTCCCTATTATCGGAGATGAAAAATATGGTTCAGATCAAGAATACCTTCCTTTATCGATTTGCCTGCATGCTTGGAAATTATCGTATCAAGTCACTGGCTCCACTGATATTAAAACATACGAAGCACCTGTCCCAAAAAATGATTTTTGGAAGTTTACAAAAATCTAA
- a CDS encoding IS630 family transposase, translated as MRISLNKDSYDSVNLYFQDEARFGMMNHLGKYITASGVKPIVTYQHIYKTTYLYGSYSPINGDSFVWEINGVSTNIFQAYLREFSTHNPKEYKIVVIDNAGFHSTKNIEVPQNIVLLRIPPYNPELNPCEQVWQYIKNRFKNQRFESMKSLKEWLSEMVCEMKPETIKSITGNHHFLKAFNTAFNN; from the coding sequence ATTAGAATTAGTCTTAATAAAGATAGTTACGACTCTGTTAATTTATACTTTCAAGATGAAGCTCGATTTGGAATGATGAATCATCTTGGAAAATACATAACCGCTAGCGGTGTAAAGCCAATAGTGACCTATCAACATATTTATAAAACGACCTATCTATATGGTAGTTACTCTCCAATAAACGGAGACTCTTTTGTTTGGGAAATAAATGGTGTAAGTACTAACATATTTCAAGCCTATCTGCGGGAATTTTCAACACATAATCCAAAGGAATATAAAATTGTAGTGATTGATAATGCAGGATTTCATTCTACAAAAAATATAGAGGTGCCACAAAATATAGTCTTGTTAAGAATACCCCCATACAATCCTGAACTAAACCCATGCGAACAAGTATGGCAATACATTAAAAATCGATTTAAGAATCAAAGATTCGAATCGATGAAAAGTTTAAAAGAATGGCTAAGCGAAATGGTCTGCGAAATGAAACCTGAAACCATTAAATCTATAACAGGAAACCATCATTTTCTAAAGGCTTTTAATACGGCATTTAATAACTAA
- a CDS encoding nucleotidyl transferase AbiEii/AbiGii toxin family protein codes for MSRHLYDLEKLMDTIHGTEALKDVELYDTIIAHRKNFNAIRGIDYANHTPQLINIKPPEETIKEWEKDYKTMQESMFYGATLSFSKMMKRTAELNIRIKKI; via the coding sequence ATGAGTCGTCATTTGTATGATCTAGAAAAACTAATGGATACAATTCACGGCACAGAAGCTTTGAAAGATGTTGAATTATACGATACAATTATTGCACACAGAAAGAATTTCAATGCAATAAGAGGAATTGACTATGCAAACCATACCCCCCAATTAATTAACATTAAACCACCAGAAGAAACAATTAAAGAATGGGAGAAAGATTATAAAACCATGCAAGAAAGCATGTTTTATGGTGCTACTCTATCGTTTAGCAAAATGATGAAACGAACGGCTGAACTTAACATTAGAATTAAAAAAATTTAG
- a CDS encoding DUF6577 family protein encodes MPKIIENRLLEEFKNREAFSREELFDFFRYFEPNLKEGTFGWRIYDLKNKNIIKSIQRGYYTISYKPKYKPEISGEILKLAKVISERFEDVKYCVWDTDWINEFSQHQAGKKLIIIEIEKDCVESLYYELKDSFRFDFYLNPDEKAIEFYISESQKPVIIKKLITRSPISKRAEKKTKFYTPLLEKILVDLYTENKLFYFYQGAELMHIYENALKNYTLNYTKLFSYAKRREREQDIKQFMTNTMYPLVKDIIK; translated from the coding sequence ATGCCGAAAATCATTGAAAATAGACTTCTAGAGGAATTTAAGAACAGAGAGGCTTTCTCAAGAGAAGAGCTATTTGATTTTTTTAGGTATTTCGAGCCAAATCTGAAAGAAGGCACATTTGGTTGGAGAATATATGACCTTAAGAATAAGAATATTATCAAATCTATTCAAAGAGGTTATTATACCATTTCATACAAACCAAAATATAAACCTGAAATTTCTGGAGAGATTTTAAAACTTGCCAAAGTTATTTCTGAGCGTTTTGAAGATGTAAAATACTGTGTTTGGGACACTGATTGGATAAATGAATTTTCTCAACATCAAGCAGGAAAAAAATTAATCATCATTGAAATTGAAAAAGACTGTGTTGAATCGCTCTATTACGAATTGAAAGATTCTTTTCGATTCGATTTCTATCTAAATCCAGATGAAAAAGCGATTGAATTTTATATCTCAGAGAGTCAAAAGCCTGTTATCATAAAAAAACTCATCACTAGATCGCCCATTTCAAAAAGAGCTGAAAAGAAAACTAAATTCTATACTCCCCTGCTTGAAAAAATATTAGTAGACCTGTATACAGAAAACAAATTATTCTATTTCTACCAAGGTGCTGAGCTGATGCACATCTATGAAAATGCTTTAAAAAACTATACACTTAACTATACCAAATTATTCAGTTACGCCAAACGTAGAGAAAGAGAACAAGACATTAAGCAGTTTATGACCAACACTATGTACCCTCTAGTAAAAGACATCATCAAATGA
- a CDS encoding nucleotidyl transferase AbiEii/AbiGii toxin family protein: MKNFIRLSKKDKLNIFNQVSEKTGFPSSAVEKDWWVTLSLNIIFSLSYSKHIIFKGGTSLSKAWNLIERFSEDIDLVIDRKYLGFKGQLSKTQVKKLRKASCSFIGNEFYKDINDALIKLMFKIMN, encoded by the coding sequence ATGAAAAACTTTATAAGACTTAGCAAAAAAGATAAACTGAACATATTCAATCAAGTCAGTGAAAAAACTGGGTTTCCATCTTCTGCAGTTGAAAAAGATTGGTGGGTAACTTTATCATTGAATATTATATTTTCATTATCTTACTCAAAACATATTATTTTTAAAGGAGGAACATCTTTGAGTAAAGCATGGAATTTAATTGAACGTTTTTCAGAAGATATCGACTTAGTAATTGACAGAAAATATTTAGGCTTTAAAGGTCAATTGAGTAAAACTCAAGTTAAAAAGTTACGTAAAGCCTCTTGTTCCTTTATTGGAAATGAATTTTATAAAGACATCAATGATGCTTTAATTAAATTAATGTTCAAGATTATGAATTAG
- a CDS encoding aldehyde dehydrogenase family protein: MANVTKPIFKERYENFIGGNFVAPIKGQYFDNVSPVDGKVFTQAARSTQEDVDLALDAAHDAFPSWSSSSAAERSNMLLKIAQVMEDNLEYLATLETIDNGKPIREARAADIPYCIDHFRYFAGVIRADEGSISEHDKNTLSIALNEPIGVVGEIIPWNFPMLMLAWKIAPALAAGCTAIVKPAEQTPTSVIVLMELIGDILPAGVLNIVTGFGAEAGQALATSKRIDKLSFTGSTETGRKVYHNAAENIIPVTMELGGKSPNVFFPSVAEQDDEFFSKSIEGALMFALNQGEICTTPSRILVHEDIADLFIEKMQERLKLVKAGDPLDPETMIGSQVSKAQCEKILDYINIGKEEGAIVLAGGEAGNHEGDLSGGYYVQPTVLKGTNDMRVFQEEIFGPVVALTTFSSTEEAIAIANDTPYGLGAGVWSRDAHELFQVPRAIQAGRVWVNQYNTYPAHAPFGGVKDSGFGRENHKMALDHYRVVKNMLVSYDKKPMGLF, translated from the coding sequence ATGGCAAATGTAACTAAACCTATATTCAAAGAAAGATATGAGAATTTTATTGGTGGTAACTTCGTTGCTCCTATAAAAGGTCAATATTTCGATAATGTATCTCCCGTAGATGGGAAGGTATTTACTCAGGCAGCACGTTCCACTCAAGAAGATGTAGATCTGGCTTTAGACGCCGCACATGACGCGTTTCCCTCGTGGAGTAGCTCTTCAGCTGCAGAACGAAGCAATATGTTATTAAAAATTGCGCAGGTCATGGAAGATAACCTAGAGTATCTGGCAACTTTAGAGACCATTGATAACGGAAAACCAATCCGTGAAGCCCGTGCAGCCGATATCCCTTACTGTATTGATCATTTTCGCTATTTTGCTGGAGTTATTCGGGCAGACGAAGGAAGTATTTCAGAACACGACAAGAACACATTAAGCATAGCTTTAAATGAGCCTATAGGTGTTGTTGGTGAAATCATTCCTTGGAATTTCCCAATGCTCATGTTAGCTTGGAAAATCGCGCCAGCTTTAGCAGCAGGTTGTACAGCAATTGTGAAACCAGCAGAACAAACGCCAACCAGCGTTATTGTTTTAATGGAGCTTATTGGTGACATCTTACCTGCAGGCGTATTAAATATTGTAACTGGTTTTGGTGCAGAAGCTGGACAGGCTTTAGCAACATCAAAACGCATAGATAAACTTTCCTTCACTGGTTCTACAGAAACAGGTCGAAAAGTATACCACAATGCAGCAGAAAACATTATTCCTGTAACTATGGAACTAGGTGGAAAATCTCCTAATGTTTTCTTTCCATCAGTAGCAGAGCAAGACGACGAATTCTTTAGCAAATCTATTGAAGGTGCGTTGATGTTCGCCCTTAACCAAGGAGAGATCTGTACGACACCATCTCGTATTCTAGTTCACGAAGACATTGCTGATCTTTTTATAGAAAAGATGCAAGAACGCTTAAAGCTAGTTAAAGCGGGTGACCCTCTAGATCCAGAAACAATGATTGGTTCTCAAGTTTCTAAAGCACAATGTGAAAAGATTCTTGACTACATCAATATCGGTAAAGAAGAAGGAGCCATTGTATTAGCTGGTGGAGAAGCTGGTAACCATGAAGGTGATCTTTCTGGAGGATACTATGTACAACCAACCGTATTGAAAGGAACAAACGACATGCGTGTATTTCAAGAAGAAATTTTTGGACCAGTTGTCGCATTGACTACCTTTAGTTCTACGGAAGAAGCAATAGCTATTGCTAACGATACCCCTTATGGCTTAGGAGCAGGTGTTTGGTCTCGTGATGCTCATGAATTATTCCAAGTTCCACGTGCTATTCAAGCTGGTAGAGTGTGGGTAAATCAATACAATACCTATCCTGCTCACGCTCCTTTTGGTGGTGTGAAAGATTCAGGATTCGGTCGTGAAAACCATAAAATGGCGTTAGATCACTACCGTGTTGTAAAAAACATGCTGGTTTCTTATGACAAGAAGCCTATGGGACTCTTTTAA
- a CDS encoding nucleotidyl transferase AbiEii/AbiGii toxin family protein: MIKEHCFTEDWLDTFKKKAAHKRIDKAILEKMIYVLHLLERIKANGLNFVFKGVTSLVLLLEEGNRFSIDIDIICNTDRETLETLLNTVIDSSNFKSFELDEHRSYKEGVPKAHYSFTFDSVTKGKYSGTILLDVLIEDAIYPELTEKPVQTKWIETEGETNITVPTIEAITGDKLTAFTPNTVGIPYFKGRDQQPFSMEICKQLFDLSKLFERLENMEIVAQSFEVFAVQEIEYRKTETSDLTPKKVLQDTIDTCAILAKKGKGSADEKQKFIELQKGIRAFGTGFLMVGNFRIDDAVLAAAHIAYVSAKILHKDLSPIDYFQDQDIKELNIEDPDWNFLNRLKKQPDKSGFYYWYKALKIMNLIK; the protein is encoded by the coding sequence ATGATAAAGGAACATTGCTTTACGGAGGATTGGTTAGACACTTTCAAAAAAAAAGCAGCTCACAAGCGAATAGACAAAGCCATTCTAGAAAAAATGATTTATGTGTTACATTTACTAGAACGCATCAAAGCTAATGGTCTAAATTTTGTTTTCAAAGGTGTTACCAGCCTTGTACTCTTATTGGAAGAAGGAAATAGATTCTCCATCGATATTGATATCATTTGTAATACCGACAGAGAAACCCTAGAAACACTATTGAATACCGTTATTGATTCATCAAACTTTAAATCATTTGAACTAGATGAACACCGCAGTTATAAAGAAGGTGTTCCAAAAGCTCATTATTCTTTTACTTTTGATTCTGTAACGAAAGGTAAATATTCTGGAACCATTCTCTTAGATGTATTAATTGAAGATGCTATTTACCCAGAATTAACTGAAAAACCAGTTCAAACCAAATGGATTGAGACAGAAGGTGAAACGAACATTACAGTGCCCACTATTGAAGCTATTACAGGTGATAAGCTTACGGCTTTTACTCCAAATACTGTTGGGATTCCCTATTTTAAAGGAAGAGACCAACAGCCATTTTCTATGGAGATTTGTAAACAATTATTTGATTTAAGTAAACTCTTCGAAAGACTAGAGAATATGGAAATTGTTGCTCAAAGTTTTGAAGTCTTTGCAGTGCAAGAAATTGAATATCGTAAGACTGAAACATCAGATTTAACTCCTAAAAAGGTGTTGCAGGACACCATAGACACCTGTGCAATTCTTGCTAAAAAAGGAAAAGGCTCAGCAGATGAAAAACAAAAATTTATTGAGCTACAAAAAGGAATACGAGCTTTTGGTACTGGTTTTTTAATGGTTGGCAATTTTAGGATTGATGATGCTGTTCTTGCTGCTGCACATATTGCCTATGTATCAGCTAAAATATTGCACAAAGATTTATCACCAATCGACTATTTTCAAGATCAAGATATAAAGGAATTAAACATTGAAGATCCTGATTGGAATTTCTTGAACAGACTAAAAAAACAACCAGACAAATCAGGTTTTTACTATTGGTACAAAGCCTTAAAAATAATGAATTTGATTAAATAA
- a CDS encoding DUF6088 family protein: protein MTKSVQSRIENEIKLMKRGSILFPSNFDDIGNVEVVKKTLLRLKNKKFLVRLAHGIYLYPKQDKLLGVLYPTIEAIAVAIAERDKARIIPTGTAALNKLGLSTQIPMNVVFLTDGTPRSIVVGKRTIKFKRTSPKNLAVKGEITSLIIQALKEIGKDNVTAEQLEKIKIHLEKEIKEYDAKLAPVWISKIIKNSKS, encoded by the coding sequence ATGACTAAATCAGTTCAATCTAGAATTGAAAACGAAATAAAATTAATGAAAAGAGGGAGTATTCTATTCCCCTCTAACTTTGATGATATAGGAAATGTTGAAGTTGTGAAAAAAACGTTACTCAGACTTAAAAACAAAAAGTTCTTAGTAAGACTAGCTCATGGAATATATTTATACCCAAAACAAGACAAACTTTTAGGAGTTTTATATCCGACAATAGAAGCAATTGCAGTAGCAATTGCTGAACGAGATAAAGCACGAATTATACCAACAGGAACAGCAGCTCTTAATAAATTAGGATTATCGACTCAAATCCCAATGAATGTTGTTTTCTTAACTGACGGAACTCCAAGAAGTATAGTAGTTGGTAAAAGAACAATAAAATTCAAGCGAACATCCCCAAAAAACTTAGCTGTAAAAGGAGAAATTACAAGTTTAATTATTCAAGCACTTAAGGAAATTGGAAAAGACAATGTAACAGCAGAACAATTAGAAAAAATTAAAATACATCTTGAAAAAGAAATTAAAGAGTATGATGCTAAACTAGCTCCTGTTTGGATTTCTAAAATTATAAAGAATAGCAAATCATGA